The DNA sequence CCTTGGCGACATTATTGTAGGACGTCACCTCATAGTCATAGCTGTTGCCATTGCCGAAGGTGACGTTCCGCGTCGAAACCGCCGTCTGGATGTAATTCTTGATATTCTTGTAGAAAGCCGCCGCCGTCAGCGAACCGGTGCGCGAGAAATACCATTCCAGCGACGCGTCCAGATTATCCGACTTCATCGGCTTGAGGAACGGATTGCCGCCGCTCGTGGTGTGAACCTGGTTCTGCTGCGCGCTGCCCGGCTCGGTGATGGTCAGGCTCGGGTTCAGCTGGGTGAAGGTCGGCCGCGAGATATTCTTCGCCGCCGCCAGGCGCAATTGCAGATTGTCCATCAGGTGGATGCGCAGGTTCAGGCTCGGCAGGACCGAGGTGTAGCTGCGCGACACGGCGATCGGGTTGAAGACCGTCGTGCCGGTACTTTCTGTCCCGTCCGGGTTCTGGATGATGGGGGTCTGCTGATAATAGCCCGACACGTCCAGGTCGGTGCGGACGACACGGACACCGATATTGCCGTCGACCGGATCGGTCTTGAAGAAGGCGGTGGCATAGCCGGTATAGGTCTTCTGCCGCTGCTCATTGGTGCCGCTCTGGACATAGGCCGGCGCGCTGGCGATGCCCAGCGTGTCGAGCGTCTGCTGATAGTTGCGGATGATGCCACGGTTGAAGGCGATGATGTTGCCGAAGAGGTCGGCGTCGCCACGGAAGAAATCGCTCAGGTCGACATTTTCCAGCTCGGTCGGAATGGCCGACAGGCCGGTGTAGCGATAACCGGTGTCGATCGTCCGGTTCTTGCGGTCGGCGAAGCGGATGCCCGCCTTGATCGACGACAGGATGCCGGCATCGAAACGATATTCGCCATCCACGCGTGCGGTCTTGTCCGACGCCTTGGATTCGTTGAGATTGTCGAGATAGAAGGCGCTGTTATAGGTCGCCGGATTGGTGAGGCCGGTGGCCGAACCTATGTTCACGACCGGGACCGATCCCGAAATATCCTGGTACAGCGTATCGGCCATGCCGTTGAGGCCGAAGATCGAACGCAGATTCTTGGTCTTCGCATCGACATATTGACCATCGGCGGTGACCGTCAGATTCTCGGTCGGCTTCCACTTCAGGTTCAGCGAATAGTCGGTCGTCTTCGACCGGCGGGTCTGCGCGCTGGTGTTGTTGCCGATCGGCAGGTCGATGAAGGTGCCGCTCTGGAAATCGCCATTGTCGGCATAGGTGAAGGGCGCGCCCGGTTGCGGCTGGATCGCGCTCGTCGAGGTATAGGCGAAGAAGCTGTAGTCATCGAAGCGGAACTTATAGTCCGACCGGAAGACCTCCGCCGTCAGTTCCAGCGTATCGCTCGGGCGCCACTGAACCGACACGTCCGTGCCCAGACGGCGACGATCGCCATAGACTTCGCCGATGCCGGTACCATGCGGCAGGGTGGTCGTCTGGCCGGTGCGGCCCAGCGTCGCCAGGACGGCGGCGTCTGCGGCATTGGTGGGATCGAGCGTGTAGAAAGGCTCGGTCGAAATCGTATCCTGACGGAAGGCGGTCTTCTGGAAGGAAACGCTGGCGAGGATGCCGATCTCGCCGATACTGGTGTCCCAGCGATCGCTGAGCATCAGCGACGCCGATGGCTTATATTTGTCGACCAGGTCGAAATGACTCTGCGTCAGCGTCGCCGCCGCCTTGAAGCCGTCGAAATCAAAGGGCTTGCGCGTGCGGAAGTTGATCGTGCCCGACAGCTGGTCTTCGATCAGGTCGGCCGACGGGTTCTTGTAGACGTCGATACCGGCGAGCAGTTCGGAGGGAATATCCTCCAGGCTGAGCTGGTTTGCGCCGCTGGCAGTGAAGATGTCGCGGCCGTTGAGCTCGGTGCGGACCTGGGTCAGGCCGCGGATCGCTACCGAACTGCCTTCGCCATATTGGCGCTGCACCTGAATGCCGGGAATGCGCTGCAACGCTTCGGCGACATTGCGGTCGGGCAGCTTGCCGATGTCTTCAGCAACGATCGAATCGACGATCACGTCCGAATTACGCTTGATCGACAGAGCGTTCGAAAGACTCGCGCGCACGCCGGTAACGACGATGTCGCCTTCGTCCGCCGGGGCGGCATCGGCCTGCGGAATGCTATCCTGAGCGAAGGCGCTGGCGCCGCAGCCCAGCGCGATACTGGCAACCGAGATGCTCGCCAGCAGCGCAGCACGGCGCATGTGAATCATAGTGGACATGAAACCCTTTCCTCTCCCTGGCTCCCGATTCGGAGCATCGATCAATTCGCGGCCACGCCCGGCGCGGCCAGATACTTCCCTGCAAAGCATCGGGACCGCCATTGGGAGCGATACCACGATGGGCACCCATTACTCCCACATTTCAAATTATGAAATATAAAAATTGATTTTATATGTGCATATTGTGTAGGAAGCCGTTACCGGCGATGACGCCCTGACAGGCAATAGACCAGGACTTTCGGGAAGGGATGGGGATGGACGGCAAGACGCGCTACCAGGCGCCGGCGCTCAAGAAAGGGCTGGAAATTCTGGAGCTTCTGGCCGGCGCAACCGACCCCCTCATCATGTCCGACATATCCGCCGCCTTGGGCCGATCGGTCAGCGAAATCTTCCGGATGCTGCAAGTGCTGGAGGAGCATGGCTATATCGCCCGCGCCGAGGATGGCTATCGCCTGACCAACCGGCTGTTCGCCCTGGGCATGAACCAGCCGCCGATTCGCGACCTGGCATCGACCGCGCTGCCGGTGATGCAGGATCTCGCCCGCAAGGCGGGACAGAGCTGCCACCTCGCCGTCGCGTCGGGCCCGGAAATGGTCGTCATCATCGCTATCGAGGCGCCTGGCCTCTCCGGTTTCGCCGTGCGCGTCGGCTATCGGCGGCCGCTCCATCGCTCCAACAGCGGCCGTATCCTGCTCGCCTTCCAGCCACCCGAAGCGCGGGCCGCGATGCTGGAGGATATACGCGCGATCACCGACGAACTGGACGAGGCGGACCTGACCGCTCGCCTCGACGCCACCGTCACGGCCGGCGGCGCCATTTCGCCCAGTCCGATGCTGACCGGCATCACGGATCTGTCCGCCCCGATCCTGGTCGGCGGCGTGGCGCGGGCTGCGTTGACCATGCCGTTCGTTGACGGCGCCGCCAATCGCGCCACGATGGAACAATGCAGCCAGTTGGTGCGCGATGCGGCCCATAATATCGGCACTGCCATGTCGCCGATCTTCGTGGTGCCACCCCGCGCCGCGGACGACGATCAATGACCGGCATGAACAGGCGCGCAGCGCTGATCGCCGCAGCAGGACTGGCCGTGATGCCGGGCCTCGCGTCCGCGCAGGCAGGCGCAACCGACGAAGTCATCGACCTGTGGCCCGGCACGCCGCCCGGCGACACCGGCGCGACGATCGTCCGCAGGATCGACGACCAGTCGAAGGACGCGGCGAGGCCGGACCGTTGGGTGACGGGCATTGATCGGCCGGTGCTGATCGTCCGCCGCCCTGCCCGCGCCAATGGCGCGGCGATGCTGGTCGTTCCGGGCGGCGGCTATGGCTTCCTCTCCTACGATAATGAAGGCACCAGCCAGGCCAACTGGTTGAACGCGCGCGGGATCACCGCGTTCATCCTGCTCTATCGGCTGCCCGGTGAGGGCTGGACACGGCGCGAGGATGTGCCGTTGCAGGATGCACAAAGGGCGATGCGGATCATCCGCGCCAGAGCTGTCCATTTCGGTGTCGACGCAAGCCGCGTCGGCGTACTCGGTTTCTCGGCCGGGGGGCACCTGGCCGGGTCGCTGGCGACGCGCCATGGCGAAACGGTCTATCATCCCGTCGATGCCGCCGACCGGCAAAATGCCCGCCCCGACGTTGCAGGCCTAGTCTATCCCGTCGTCAGTCTCGACGCGCCTTTCACCCATGGCGGGTCGCGCGACAATCTGCTGGGCGCGAACGCGCCCGAAGCTATGTGCCGGGCACGCTCGGTCGAGCGGCGGGTCGATCCGGCCACCTCGCCCGTCTTCCTGGTTCATGCGAGCGACGACGGGCTGGTGCCGCCCGCCAATAGCATCTCCCTGTTCCAGGCCATGGAAGCGGCGAGGCGTCCCGTCGCTCTCCATATCTTCGAGGATGGGGGCCATGGCTTCGGCGTCCGCCTGCCACGCACGATGCAGGCTGCTGCCTGGCCCGGTCTCTTCGCGACCTTCGCCGCCCGGCACGGACTTGTCCCTGCATGAAGGCAGCCCTCGCCTTCCTTCTGCTGGTGTCGGGCGCAACCGGCGCGCTGGCGGCGGCGCCTGCCCCCTATCGAAGCGCGCCCGAGCGGCGCACGGTGGCGGACAAGGACTGGGGACCATGGCTCGGCCCGTTCCGCGCCAGGCTGGTGCCCAGCCTGATGCAGGATTTTGGCGAACGCTATCTCTACGCCCAGGCCAACGCTGCGCTGCCCGCGCCCGCGCCCGGCGAGCAACGTGTCGTCTTTCTGGGAGATTCCATCACCGACGGCTGGAACCTCACCGCCAGCTTTCCCGGCAAGCCCTATGTCAATCGCGGCATCGGCAGCCAGGTGACGGCGCAGATGCTGCTCCGCTTCCATCAGGATGTCGTGGCGTTGAAGCCAAGGGTCGTGGTGATCCTCGCGGGAATCAATGACGTGCAGGGCTTCCTGCAGCAGGAAAGCCCGGAGCAGATCGAGAGCAACTGGGAGGCGATGGCGGACCTCGCCCATGCGCACGGTATCAAGGTCGTGTTCGGGTCTATCCTGCCGGTCAACGATTACACCCCGGCGGCGAAGAATGTGGTGCAGGAGCGCAAGCCCGCACTGCTGGTCGGGCTCAACGCCTGGCTCCGCGCCTTCTGCGTGCGGCGGGGCCATGTCTTCGCCGATTATCACGCCGCGCTCGTCGACCGGAACGGCCTGATGGCCGCCGCCTACACACAGGACGGAGTGCATCCGCTCGAAAATGGTTATGCCAGGATGGCGCCGATCGCGGAGCGCGCGATCGAACAGGCGCTCGCCCAAAGATGACGAGGAAGAGGATGCTGCGACTTATCGCTTTTTGCTGCGCGCTTGCGCTGACCGGCCCGGCTCTGGCCGAAACGAAAGTGCCAGGCGATCCCCATGCCGACGATCCGGTCGGCATCGTCGCCGACCCCTGTCCCGTTCACGCCAAGCCGACCAACGAGGCGGAATGGAAGATGTGGAACCTCCACATGCTGACCCGCGATTTCGGGCAACTCTGCCGCTACGCCGCCGACAACCGGGCGCTGGAAGGCAAGAAGGTGCGGGTGGTGTTCATGGGCGATTCGATCACCGACAACTGGATCAACGCCGACCCCTCGATGTTCACCGACGGCATCGTCGATCGCGGCATCAGCGGCCAGACGACTGCGCAGATGCTGGTGCGGTTCCGCAACGACGTGATCGCGCTCAAGCCTCAGGCCGTCCACATCATGGCCATGACCAACGACGTCGCCGGCAATACCGGCGCTGCGACGATGGAAACCGTCCTCGGTCATATTCAGAGCATGGCCGACCTCGCCCGCGCCAACGGGATCAAGGTCATCATCGCCTCTGTCCCCCCGGCGGGTGCCTTCCCATGGAGTCCGGCAATGAAGCCCGCGCCGCAGATCGCGGCGATCAATCAGTGGCTCGCCGCCTATGCCCGGGCCAATGGCTTCACCTTCGTCGATTATCACGCGGCGATGGCGCAGGCGGACGGTGCGATGAAGCCCGGGCTCTCCAGCGACGGCGTGCATCCGACGAAGGAAGGCTACGCCATCATGCGCCCGCTGGCGCAAGCTGCCATCGCCAGGACGCTGGGGACGAAGTGATGGACCGCTTCGGACGCCGCGCCTTCCTCGCCGGGACCGCCGCGCTCGGCCTCGCCCGCGCGGCCCGCGCCGCCAGCCCGATGGGCACGATGCGCGGACCGGTGCAGCCAAGCTGGCCGTCGCTGGTCGACAATTACCGCTACCCCGACTGGTTCCGGGACGCGAAGCTCGGCCTCTGGTCGCATTGGGGGC is a window from the Sphingobium sp. V4 genome containing:
- a CDS encoding TonB-dependent receptor, with protein sequence MSTMIHMRRAALLASISVASIALGCGASAFAQDSIPQADAAPADEGDIVVTGVRASLSNALSIKRNSDVIVDSIVAEDIGKLPDRNVAEALQRIPGIQVQRQYGEGSSVAIRGLTQVRTELNGRDIFTASGANQLSLEDIPSELLAGIDVYKNPSADLIEDQLSGTINFRTRKPFDFDGFKAAATLTQSHFDLVDKYKPSASLMLSDRWDTSIGEIGILASVSFQKTAFRQDTISTEPFYTLDPTNAADAAVLATLGRTGQTTTLPHGTGIGEVYGDRRRLGTDVSVQWRPSDTLELTAEVFRSDYKFRFDDYSFFAYTSTSAIQPQPGAPFTYADNGDFQSGTFIDLPIGNNTSAQTRRSKTTDYSLNLKWKPTENLTVTADGQYVDAKTKNLRSIFGLNGMADTLYQDISGSVPVVNIGSATGLTNPATYNSAFYLDNLNESKASDKTARVDGEYRFDAGILSSIKAGIRFADRKNRTIDTGYRYTGLSAIPTELENVDLSDFFRGDADLFGNIIAFNRGIIRNYQQTLDTLGIASAPAYVQSGTNEQRQKTYTGYATAFFKTDPVDGNIGVRVVRTDLDVSGYYQQTPIIQNPDGTESTGTTVFNPIAVSRSYTSVLPSLNLRIHLMDNLQLRLAAAKNISRPTFTQLNPSLTITEPGSAQQNQVHTTSGGNPFLKPMKSDNLDASLEWYFSRTGSLTAAAFYKNIKNYIQTAVSTRNVTFGNGNSYDYEVTSYNNVAKGKVKGFELAYQQFFDFLPGPLSGLGMQANFTYVDSQAPSPATSGPVTNVPLELLSKYNYNLVGIYELGGLSARVAYNWRSKYVVTTAGNGTGNLPIFNKPFGQLDASISYNVTPQFALAVDGTNLTNTRRATYFGIDSRPRDVVVNDRRISLTARITY
- a CDS encoding IclR family transcriptional regulator, with protein sequence MDGKTRYQAPALKKGLEILELLAGATDPLIMSDISAALGRSVSEIFRMLQVLEEHGYIARAEDGYRLTNRLFALGMNQPPIRDLASTALPVMQDLARKAGQSCHLAVASGPEMVVIIAIEAPGLSGFAVRVGYRRPLHRSNSGRILLAFQPPEARAAMLEDIRAITDELDEADLTARLDATVTAGGAISPSPMLTGITDLSAPILVGGVARAALTMPFVDGAANRATMEQCSQLVRDAAHNIGTAMSPIFVVPPRAADDDQ
- a CDS encoding alpha/beta hydrolase, giving the protein MTGMNRRAALIAAAGLAVMPGLASAQAGATDEVIDLWPGTPPGDTGATIVRRIDDQSKDAARPDRWVTGIDRPVLIVRRPARANGAAMLVVPGGGYGFLSYDNEGTSQANWLNARGITAFILLYRLPGEGWTRREDVPLQDAQRAMRIIRARAVHFGVDASRVGVLGFSAGGHLAGSLATRHGETVYHPVDAADRQNARPDVAGLVYPVVSLDAPFTHGGSRDNLLGANAPEAMCRARSVERRVDPATSPVFLVHASDDGLVPPANSISLFQAMEAARRPVALHIFEDGGHGFGVRLPRTMQAAAWPGLFATFAARHGLVPA
- a CDS encoding SGNH/GDSL hydrolase family protein, encoding MKAALAFLLLVSGATGALAAAPAPYRSAPERRTVADKDWGPWLGPFRARLVPSLMQDFGERYLYAQANAALPAPAPGEQRVVFLGDSITDGWNLTASFPGKPYVNRGIGSQVTAQMLLRFHQDVVALKPRVVVILAGINDVQGFLQQESPEQIESNWEAMADLAHAHGIKVVFGSILPVNDYTPAAKNVVQERKPALLVGLNAWLRAFCVRRGHVFADYHAALVDRNGLMAAAYTQDGVHPLENGYARMAPIAERAIEQALAQR
- a CDS encoding SGNH/GDSL hydrolase family protein, with protein sequence MLRLIAFCCALALTGPALAETKVPGDPHADDPVGIVADPCPVHAKPTNEAEWKMWNLHMLTRDFGQLCRYAADNRALEGKKVRVVFMGDSITDNWINADPSMFTDGIVDRGISGQTTAQMLVRFRNDVIALKPQAVHIMAMTNDVAGNTGAATMETVLGHIQSMADLARANGIKVIIASVPPAGAFPWSPAMKPAPQIAAINQWLAAYARANGFTFVDYHAAMAQADGAMKPGLSSDGVHPTKEGYAIMRPLAQAAIARTLGTK